The nucleotide sequence GATAATGCAGAGGCACTGGGGGATATAATAAAAAGTGCTCGAGAGTTAGGGTATGAATTTGGAGATTGCAAAAAAGATTTCGTAAGATGATTAGGATGTGGCAATATGACATTAAAAGAAAAAATAAATAAATTTTTAGAATTACCAGAAGAGATAGTATATGATGTTCCTAAAATAACATTAGTAGGTAATTTTTTGCTAATAGAAAACTATAAAAATTTAATGACATACACAAA is from Clostridiales bacterium and encodes:
- a CDS encoding sporulation protein YqfC, producing the protein MTLKEKINKFLELPEEIVYDVPKITLVGNFLLIENYKNLMTYTKDTISIITNIGILKVEGKDFEIKSISKEEIAVNGTIMKVEFL